A window of Campylobacter cuniculorum DSM 23162 = LMG 24588 contains these coding sequences:
- the tyrS gene encoding tyrosine--tRNA ligase: MNLKDILAEVKRACVEIIDEEKIENLIKNYYEKGENFYVKIGMDPTAPDLHLGHSVVLSKMAFLQKHGAIVQFLIGDFTGQIGDPSGKNATRKKLDKEEVLENAKTYEKQVFKILDRKKTQIEFNSKWLNALGAAGIIELSATFSVARMLERDDFTKRFKEQSPISICEFLYPLLQGYDSVALKCDIEMGGTDQKFNLLMGRQLQRIYNVGKEQAIMMMPLLEGLDGVNKMSKSLNNYIGVTQKADDMYAKILSISDALMFRYYELLSEKSLSEIQKIEEEVKKGSLHPKIAKENLALEITQRFHNQEEAMQAKAEFDRIHCANLLPSSMPEFEVEGEIWLVKALVLCGLENSSSAARRSISAKAVSVNSQKTQEEQMQLGVGEYILQVGKRKFAKLKVK, from the coding sequence ATGAATTTAAAAGATATTTTAGCAGAAGTTAAAAGAGCTTGTGTGGAAATTATTGATGAAGAAAAAATTGAGAATTTAATCAAAAATTACTATGAAAAAGGCGAAAATTTTTATGTTAAAATCGGTATGGACCCAACTGCTCCTGATTTGCATTTAGGGCATAGTGTGGTTTTATCCAAGATGGCATTTTTGCAAAAACACGGAGCCATCGTTCAATTTTTAATCGGTGATTTTACGGGGCAAATTGGCGATCCTAGCGGAAAAAATGCGACAAGAAAAAAGCTGGATAAAGAAGAAGTTTTAGAAAATGCTAAAACCTATGAAAAACAGGTTTTTAAAATTCTTGATAGGAAAAAAACTCAAATTGAATTTAATTCTAAATGGCTCAATGCCTTAGGTGCAGCGGGTATCATAGAGCTTAGTGCGACTTTTAGTGTGGCAAGAATGCTTGAACGCGATGATTTTACAAAGCGATTTAAGGAGCAAAGTCCTATTTCGATTTGTGAATTTTTATATCCCTTGCTTCAAGGTTATGATAGTGTGGCATTAAAATGTGATATTGAAATGGGAGGTACAGACCAAAAATTTAATCTTTTAATGGGGAGACAGCTTCAAAGAATTTATAATGTTGGAAAAGAACAGGCTATTATGATGATGCCTTTACTTGAGGGATTAGATGGGGTCAATAAAATGAGTAAGAGTTTAAACAATTACATAGGAGTGACTCAAAAAGCTGATGATATGTATGCTAAAATTCTAAGCATTAGCGATGCATTGATGTTTAGGTATTATGAGCTTTTGAGTGAAAAAAGTTTGAGTGAAATTCAAAAGATAGAAGAGGAGGTTAAAAAAGGCTCACTTCATCCTAAAATTGCTAAAGAAAATTTAGCCCTTGAAATCACACAAAGATTTCACAATCAAGAAGAGGCAATGCAAGCAAAGGCTGAATTTGATAGAATTCATTGTGCAAATCTTTTGCCAAGTTCTATGCCTGAATTTGAAGTGGAGGGTGAAATTTGGCTTGTTAAGGCTTTAGTATTATGCGGTTTAGAAAATTCAAGCTCTGCTGCAAGACGTTCAATCAGTGCAAAGGCAGTGAGTGTTAATTCACAAAAAACTCAAGAAGAACAAATGCAGCTTGGAGTGGGGGAATACATTTTACAAGTAGGTAAGAGAAAATTTGCAAAATTAAAGGTTAAATAA